GGATACCTCGATCATCGAGGACAATATCCAGTTCGAACCGGACTACAGTGACCCCTCGAGCACGATGCACAATCGGGGGACCATCGTCCGCAACTCCATCCTGGGGAACGCGGTCGAGAATGCCATCGATCTCAAAGGGGCCGGGCACACCATCATCGAGAACAACCTGATCTTCAGCTCCAGCGGGGATGATGATGGGCCGCTCGATGGACACGATACGAACAGTGGCGCCGGGATCGAAACCAGTCCTGCTGTTCCGACCCGGTTCACCATCGTCCGCGGGAATGTGATCTGGGACCATTCCACCGGCCTGACCATGGCCGAGGGAGACCACTACTTCAATAACACGATCCTGAATAACCGGCGGTCGTGGCAGGGGCCTGATCGGACCACGGGAGATCATACGTGTCTTCGTGCGTGGAACTATCCTTCTGTGAACCGTGCGTTCGTGAACAACATCGTCGGCGGGATGCCCACGGCGCCTGTTTTCGATTGGCGCATGGATTGGGGAGACAAGTTCCTGCTGGACAACAATTTGTATTTCGAGCGGAGCGGACCGGTGACGTTCCTCCATCGGGTGAACGGCTCGATGGTCACGGTCCGCGGCCTGCAGGAATGGCAGAGCGGCCTCCTGTCCTACGGCGGCTATGGCTATTTGGACGGAAGGGACCAGAATAGCCGTGAAGCGGACCCGCTGTTCTTCAATGCGCCCGATGTGCCCATCGGATATGATCCTGCCTGGGATTTCCGGACGGTGCCCGAGTCTCCCGGCATCGACGCCGGACGGTCGGTCGCCTCTGCGGTTGCCACCGGCACGAACAGCACATCGCTGGAGGTCAATGATGCGTACTTCTTCTTCGACGGGTTCGACATCACGGACGGCGACCTCATCAAGATCGGTGCGTCGGCTGCCGTCCGTATCACGGACATCAACTACGCGGCGAATATGATCACGCTGGCTGAGCCCCGCAACTGGTCGGCGGGAGAGGGGGTCCATCTTGACTACTGGGGAGCCAATCCGGACATCGGGGCCTTCGAATATTCCGGCACAAGTCAGCCCCCCGTGCCGGACCAGCCCCGGCTCTCCAGCCCTGCGGTCGGCACGACCGAAGTCGATCTGAACGTTGCGCTTGTCTGGGAGCGGGCGAACAATGCGGCCTCGTATGAACTCCATGTTGCAACGGACCAGACGTTCGATGCGCCCGTGCTTACCCGGAGCGGCATCACTGCGCTGAGCTACACGGTGCGGAACATGGCCGATAATACGACCCACTACTGGCGTGTCCGCTCCTCGAACGGTGTCGGGAGCAGCGACTGGAGTGACGTGCGTTGGTTCACGACCATGAGGCTGGACTCCGTACCGCCACCGCCGACGACCGGTTCCCCGGAGGATGGAATGACGGGGGTCAGCACCAATCCGCAATTCTCCTGGAACCGTATAGCGAATGCCCAGTCCTACCGGTTCCAGTTGAGCCGCAATCCGAACTTTCTGACAACGATCCAGGATCTCTCGGGTCTGACCGGGACCACGGTTGACGTTTCGGGGTTGGCGAACAACACTACCTATTACTGGCGGGTGAACGCATCATCACCGAAGGGGGCGGGACCCTGGTCCCTCATTGCGACGCTCACCACGTTCGCCGCCCCTCCGACGTTCGGGTCCGAGGCACTGTCGAACGGGATGTTCTTGAATGGCACATCCGACTGGTCATTCCTGACGGACGGCATTGCAACATTCACCGTCACCGGCCCGGGCTTCCGGAAAAGCACATCCGGCAAGGTGATCGTGGCGCAACCCGGCACCGCTTCGCACTTATATCAGGGAAACCTGCTGCTGTCGTCGGATTCCACCTATCGCCTGAGTTTCGCGGCGTACTCGTCCACGGGCAATGATATGGAAGTGGCGATGCAGAAGGGAGCCTCGTCGTCGTTGTCGTATGGCCTTCTGGAGACGGTGCCGCTGACGACCGGGTGGAATGTCTTTGTGTATGAGTTCAAGCCAAGGAACTTCTCGGGGTTGGTGAATGATGCACGGCTGCGGTTCTCGTTCAGCAGGTTCGGTGTGGCGGGTGATATCTTTTCGTTCGACAATATCCGCTTTCTGGCGGTGAACGCAGGGAGTCTGCCGCCTCCCGAGTTGCTGCCGGTCGACTATGCCCTGGAAGCGAATTTCCCCAATCCCTTCAATCCGGTGACGACCATCCGGTACGCGATCCCTGCCGATACCCGTGTGCGGCTTGACGTCTACAATATACTCGGACAACATGTCAAGACGCTCGTGAACGAACAGCAACGGCTTGGCACGTACAATGTCCGTGTGGATATGTCGGGGCGCGCGAGCGGGGTGTATTTCTACACCCTGCAGGCGGATGCCTTCCGGCAGACACGCAAGTTCCTGCTCATGAAATAGTATCAGGTGATACGCATGATGGTGTTCACTCCGGTGTGTATGCACGTGTAGCGTCGGTCCCGCGTGCCGGACCGACCTGGCATCAAGAGGAACAGATCGAGGTGTGACAAAAAAAGGCATCCCGCAAAGAGCGGGATGCCTTTTTGTATTACGTACTGCTGTTCTACGGCCGGAAAGAGCGGCCTACCAGCCCGAACCACCGTACAGCATTTCCAGACTGTTGAACGCGTCGGCCGGGATCTGCGGGATACCCGTTGCGGACTTGGCGACCGGTGCCGGGATACCCGGGATGGAATTGACGTCCACGAACGGGATGCTGGAACCCCACTTCGCGTTGATGACCCGCAGGAATTCGTTGGCAACGATGCCGGCGCCGCGGGAGGAGGGATGGACACCGTCCAGGCTGAAGATACCGCCGGACACGTAGTCGGCCGTGTACCTCACCCCCTGCACCGTGAGAGCATTGGCCTTGATGCCCTTGAAGAAGGCATTCACATCCACAAGGGCTGCGCCCCTGGCTGCGGCAACAGTTGCGATCGTGGAGTTGAAGGCCGCGACGGCGTCGCCGGCGGTGGTCTGCTCGGCAGCGTCAAGCACCAATGCATCGGGCCACGGATTCTGCGGATGGAACCCGAACGGCTTGGTGGTGTCGATCGGGGCGGCCACGGGGATGCCCTTGTCGCGGTACCATTTGCCGGTCGGCTGACCCAGCAACGACGCATACGGGCTGCCGGTCAGCGTGAGCAACGGAGCGCCGGTCTCGGTCAGCTTCGTTGAATCAAAGGACATGCTCGTGTTCCCGTGCTTCTGATAGCGCAGATAGACGTTGGCGGGAATGAGCGGTGCCACCTTCGGCCCGATCGTGTTGAAGAAGGGGATCGAGCGGACGTCAGGGATGTTCGCCACGACGATCTTGGCATTCGGCAGTGCGTTGCGCAGGGAATCGAGTGCCTGGGCATACAGCACACCGAAGATAGCGGACGATGTCGGTGCGCTGGGCGACACGCCGCCGCTCGTCGCAAACCCGAGGACGTCGTTGTTGCCCAACCAGAACGTCACGAGGTCCGGATTGAGGGCCTTTGCCTGGTGGAAGATCGTCTTGCCGAGTGCGGCCTGGCGCAGGACGAGCATGAACAGCGGGTTGCTCCGCGGCGGTCCCGCCTTCGCGGCGAACGCCGTCGTGTCAAGGAAGTCGAACAGCACCGCACCCGGGATGCCAAGGTTGTCGTACGGCCGTGCGAGCACGGAATTCGTCGGTGCCCCCGGTGCGAGGCCCTTGGGTCCGATCACCGGTCCGACCAGACTGATGATCTCGTAGCGGGATGCTTTCCCCGTTGCATCCGGAGTTCCCGGATCGGAGTACCACGGCATCTCGTAGGGGCCGAGCTGGGCACCGGCAAGCGCGAGCTGCTTCGCGATCAGGTTCGGGAACGCATAGAGCTGTCCGCTCTGATACAGGCCGCTCGACTGGTAGCCGGCAGTGAGGCTGTTCCCGATCGCCACATACTTCCTGACGGTCACGGGATCCAGCGTCCCCTTCGGCGCATCGCTCGGCGGCGTGCTGACATCACAGCCGACGAAGAGGCTTGCAGCAGCGAACAGCGCGATAAAGAGATTGATGATCTTCATCGAAACACTCCAGTGGTTGTGATGTTAGAAAGAATACTCGAAGTTCACGCCGAGCAGGTTGACCGTCGACTTGTACGTGCCATCAAAATTGTTCTCATGGATGGTGTTTTCGGCCTTCCGTTCGGAGAACTTGATGAACAGATACGCGACATCGACGTTCAGGTGCTGCGAGAGCTGATAGCCGAATCCGATGTTATAGCCGATGCGGTTCGCATCGGGCAGGAGCGGCTCGAGGTATTCCGTCTTGACCGGCGAGTGGTCGTAGTACACGCCGCCGCGGAGCTTCCAGCAGCCGAGATCGTACTCGCCACCCAACCTGATGATATATGTGTCTTGGTAGTTCTTCGGCGAAGCCGAGGAGGTGTTGTTCTTCTTGAATTCCACCTTGAGCTCATCGTACGAGGACCACCCGATGTACTGATAGTCGGCCTCGAGGGTGAACACGTCCGTGACCTTGTACGCAACGGCAGCGAAGCCGGTCGCAGGAAGTTCCAGCGATGCCGCGGCATCACCCACGGGGAAACTCAGCGCAGCGTAATTCGGGGTGAAATCCGCCGTGCCTTCCGCATCGATCTTGACAGAGCTGCGGTAGGAGAGGCCAACCGACAGGTCGGTGGTCGGCTTGTACAGCAGGCCGACGTTGAAGCCCATCCCGGTCCCGCTCAGGTCGAGGTTGACCATCGGTTCCGTCGGTGTTGCCACGCTTGCCACAGGGACCCTGCGTGAAAGAGTGACCTCCCCGGTGACATAGTTGAAGCCCGCGCCAATGGACAGATTGTCGAGGATCCTATAGGAGAGGGTCGGGGTGAAGAAGAACGTCTTCAGATCGACCTTGACCGTGATGAATCGTCCGACCCAGGTCTCCGGCCACTCGGTTCCAAGCCCGTAGGGGTTGTTCACGCCGAAGCCCGCCGTGAGTCCATCAGCGATGGGGTATACCACGTATCCGTTGATAGGGTTGAAGATCTGCGTGTTCATTTTATTCTCGGCACCGGAGTTGTTCTGCGTCGGGCCGTAAAACGAAACCTTCGGCATGATCAGGGTGACGCCGGCATACGCTGACGCGGTGTTCTGAAAGCCCAGACCTGCAGGGTTCCAGAAGATCGCAGATCCATCGGTCGCACGGGCTGCAAACGCTCCCGCCTGCGCCATTCCCTTTGCACCGTGCTCGTTCAGCTGGAACCCGCCCGCAAAAGCGTTGGATGCCAGCAGGAGGGCCATGAACACGAAGATGCAGAGACCTCGCGCAATGGACATAAGTGTTCCTTTCGTGTAGTTGAAATGTGCTGCGTGAGAAGATTACGGCCTGAAGCGTGTAGCGGGAGCGTATCCCTTGAGTGGTCAGCCGATAGGGTAGACGTGCATGCAAACCTACACAACGCACCTCATAAAAGCACCAGAAAACTTCCCCCCGTAGAGACACCATTTCGCCCGGTGTTGAATATTTCAACACCCCTCGGGGGTGGCAATTCGTCAACATTTTGTGTAAGATTTCGTATCTATCATGGGAAAGCTGTCCATGAACATGAAGAATCTCTCTATATCGCCAGCCACGGTGCGGGGGACAGCCCTCCTCGCGCTTGGCGTGTTCGTCGTGATCGCCGGAGTCACCTTCTACAATATGGCGAGCATTCCGACGGACGAGAACGTGTTCATGACGTCGCCGTCCCGGATCATGATCACCGCCCCTATCCCGGCACGCCTGGAGGGCCTCCCCGGCCCAGGGTGGGCAAGGGGACTCTCGCCGGGAGCAGCCAGCTCACGAAGCTGGAACAAGGTGACCTTCTGACCATGGTGGAGATGGAGCCTGTTCGCACCATCAAGGCCTCCCGTGAGGCCCTGGCGAAGGTCCGCGCTGATA
This genomic window from Ignavibacteriota bacterium contains:
- a CDS encoding T9SS type A sorting domain-containing protein — encoded protein: MKRAKYRMRLWYLAALVFLAIGLPQDLQARSYYVSPLGNDGAAGTIGDPWRTFAKASSGLQPGDTVYFREGSYNERFIPEDDGAQGNPIVYRAYPGETVVINGASGDDLTVMAFFHSHLVIEGFTIRNQNYYRVPGKSVYWVQLEGNDITFRRNRVIADGDVFDNIYVRDANSRGIVVAGKRIIVEHCFVRGHVIGIMIAGGSPRWAIIRNDTVHATGQNNIDVGGTDDSSIEYHATLIESCVLDTSIIEDNIQFEPDYSDPSSTMHNRGTIVRNSILGNAVENAIDLKGAGHTIIENNLIFSSSGDDDGPLDGHDTNSGAGIETSPAVPTRFTIVRGNVIWDHSTGLTMAEGDHYFNNTILNNRRSWQGPDRTTGDHTCLRAWNYPSVNRAFVNNIVGGMPTAPVFDWRMDWGDKFLLDNNLYFERSGPVTFLHRVNGSMVTVRGLQEWQSGLLSYGGYGYLDGRDQNSREADPLFFNAPDVPIGYDPAWDFRTVPESPGIDAGRSVASAVATGTNSTSLEVNDAYFFFDGFDITDGDLIKIGASAAVRITDINYAANMITLAEPRNWSAGEGVHLDYWGANPDIGAFEYSGTSQPPVPDQPRLSSPAVGTTEVDLNVALVWERANNAASYELHVATDQTFDAPVLTRSGITALSYTVRNMADNTTHYWRVRSSNGVGSSDWSDVRWFTTMRLDSVPPPPTTGSPEDGMTGVSTNPQFSWNRIANAQSYRFQLSRNPNFLTTIQDLSGLTGTTVDVSGLANNTTYYWRVNASSPKGAGPWSLIATLTTFAAPPTFGSEALSNGMFLNGTSDWSFLTDGIATFTVTGPGFRKSTSGKVIVAQPGTASHLYQGNLLLSSDSTYRLSFAAYSSTGNDMEVAMQKGASSSLSYGLLETVPLTTGWNVFVYEFKPRNFSGLVNDARLRFSFSRFGVAGDIFSFDNIRFLAVNAGSLPPPELLPVDYALEANFPNPFNPVTTIRYAIPADTRVRLDVYNILGQHVKTLVNEQQRLGTYNVRVDMSGRASGVYFYTLQADAFRQTRKFLLMK
- a CDS encoding outer membrane protein transport protein, translated to MSIARGLCIFVFMALLLASNAFAGGFQLNEHGAKGMAQAGAFAARATDGSAIFWNPAGLGFQNTASAYAGVTLIMPKVSFYGPTQNNSGAENKMNTQIFNPINGYVVYPIADGLTAGFGVNNPYGLGTEWPETWVGRFITVKVDLKTFFFTPTLSYRILDNLSIGAGFNYVTGEVTLSRRVPVASVATPTEPMVNLDLSGTGMGFNVGLLYKPTTDLSVGLSYRSSVKIDAEGTADFTPNYAALSFPVGDAAASLELPATGFAAVAYKVTDVFTLEADYQYIGWSSYDELKVEFKKNNTSSASPKNYQDTYIIRLGGEYDLGCWKLRGGVYYDHSPVKTEYLEPLLPDANRIGYNIGFGYQLSQHLNVDVAYLFIKFSERKAENTIHENNFDGTYKSTVNLLGVNFEYSF